The following proteins are encoded in a genomic region of Holophagales bacterium:
- a CDS encoding CHASE2 domain-containing protein, which yields MPPRLRLRPATFEAAVPVAAFLAVSLALASGFPAALDLPVRDALLRTLPSRPVTDVAVVAIDEGALATEGPWPWPRTRLAAVAGAAREAGARVLAIDVLLVAPGEGDDALAARLGEMPSILAAGLDAKAGWLLPAPSLRGAGRLAETSFDVDHDGVMRRLSATKQRDGFSLPALAVAAVSLADGPARPVPVGRVLVPDFRHRPAGVPLVGAADLLAGRSGGKLRGRVVFLGVTAAGLGDRFVTPGSPSGTPEPGVLIHAATASCLLAGGLLWPVPPFASGFLAAAFAVLALFAGRSAGPRRRLLLGALALVPLGLGAPLLAAGVELPVATLTGGTLLVILAVEARAAWRGEREAARGEALRTEEAEARRVAVHEMKTPLTAVRGLTQLLSGFDLSPAERARVVAMVGEETERLGGMIESLNAVEKVRLADFDATARPVDLGALVAHRAAAIGAGAPGRVSATAEEGILVLGDEGFLARVVDNLVGNALKFSPPSSPVRLAVTFRGDDALLSVTDGGPGIPEAERERVFGRFVRGSGTGGAEGLGLGLSLVREVVTWHRGHVSVRSADGTGSVFEVVLPALREQPRTKEPDTGHDPGR from the coding sequence GTGCCCCCGCGCCTGCGTCTTCGACCCGCCACCTTCGAGGCCGCCGTCCCCGTCGCGGCCTTTCTCGCTGTTTCCCTCGCGCTCGCGTCGGGCTTTCCGGCGGCGCTCGACCTGCCGGTGAGAGACGCCCTCCTCCGGACTCTCCCGTCGCGACCGGTAACCGACGTCGCCGTCGTCGCGATCGACGAGGGCGCACTCGCCACCGAGGGACCGTGGCCCTGGCCCCGTACCCGGCTCGCCGCGGTCGCCGGGGCGGCCCGCGAAGCGGGGGCGCGCGTCCTCGCGATCGACGTCCTCCTCGTCGCGCCCGGCGAGGGCGACGACGCCCTCGCGGCACGCCTCGGGGAAATGCCGTCGATCCTCGCGGCCGGCCTCGACGCGAAGGCGGGCTGGCTCCTCCCGGCGCCGTCGCTGCGCGGAGCCGGGAGGCTGGCCGAGACCTCGTTCGACGTCGACCACGACGGCGTGATGCGACGGCTGAGCGCGACGAAGCAGCGGGACGGCTTCTCCCTCCCGGCGCTCGCGGTCGCCGCGGTCTCTCTCGCGGACGGGCCGGCGCGCCCCGTCCCCGTGGGGCGCGTCCTCGTCCCCGACTTCCGTCACCGCCCGGCGGGAGTCCCCCTCGTCGGCGCGGCCGACCTCCTCGCGGGGCGCTCCGGCGGGAAACTGCGCGGCCGCGTCGTCTTCCTCGGCGTCACCGCGGCCGGGCTCGGCGACCGCTTCGTCACGCCCGGCTCCCCTTCGGGGACACCCGAGCCGGGCGTTCTCATCCACGCGGCCACCGCCTCCTGCCTCCTCGCGGGCGGGCTCCTCTGGCCCGTCCCGCCGTTCGCCTCCGGCTTCCTCGCGGCGGCGTTCGCCGTTCTGGCCCTCTTCGCGGGACGAAGCGCGGGTCCGCGACGGCGTCTCCTGCTCGGTGCCCTCGCGCTCGTGCCGCTCGGTCTCGGTGCGCCGCTCCTGGCGGCGGGGGTCGAGCTGCCGGTCGCGACGCTCACCGGTGGCACGCTCCTCGTGATCCTCGCGGTCGAGGCGCGCGCGGCGTGGCGGGGCGAGAGGGAGGCGGCCCGCGGAGAAGCCCTGAGGACCGAGGAGGCGGAGGCGCGGCGCGTCGCCGTCCACGAGATGAAGACGCCCCTCACCGCCGTCCGCGGCCTCACGCAGCTCCTCTCCGGCTTCGACCTCTCGCCGGCCGAGCGCGCGCGCGTCGTGGCGATGGTGGGCGAGGAGACCGAGCGGCTCGGCGGGATGATCGAGTCGCTGAACGCGGTGGAGAAGGTGCGCCTCGCGGACTTCGACGCGACCGCCCGCCCGGTGGACCTCGGCGCCCTCGTCGCGCACAGGGCCGCGGCGATTGGCGCAGGCGCGCCGGGGCGCGTGTCGGCCACGGCGGAGGAGGGCATCCTCGTCCTCGGGGACGAGGGGTTCCTCGCCCGCGTCGTCGACAACCTCGTCGGGAACGCGCTGAAGTTCTCGCCCCCCTCCTCGCCCGTCCGCCTCGCCGTGACGTTTCGCGGGGACGATGCGCTCCTCAGCGTGACCGACGGGGGACCGGGGATTCCCGAGGCCGAGCGCGAGAGGGTCTTCGGGAGGTTCGTCCGCGGCAGCGGGACCGGCGGCGCCGAGGGGCTCGGCCTCGGCCTCTCGCTCGTCCGCGAGGTGGTAACTTGGCACCGCGGGCACGTCTCGGTGCGGAGCGCGGACGGGACGGGAAGCGTTTTCGAGGTCGTCCTCCCCGCTCTCCGGGAGCAGCCCCGCACGAAGGAGCCGGACACTGGCCACGATCCTGGTCGTTGA
- a CDS encoding sigma-70 family RNA polymerase sigma factor — protein sequence MDAVRNEVERAPVEPVLQEALRLSSALRAFFEHRGHGDEARDLVQDLFVLLLSRPGGFVASAPGPLRSLLFAVAWRIGANASRRRRPLCAFDEAGDGLPVPALDPEARAVLTERARRAAAALDSLPEGTRRALLLVADEGMTPAEAARALGIREEALRARLSRGRRRIAQILEEDR from the coding sequence GTGGACGCCGTACGGAATGAGGTCGAGCGGGCTCCGGTCGAGCCGGTCCTGCAGGAAGCCCTTCGCCTCTCGTCAGCTCTCCGGGCCTTCTTCGAGCATCGCGGTCACGGGGACGAGGCCCGGGATCTCGTCCAGGATCTCTTCGTCCTCCTGCTGAGCCGTCCGGGCGGCTTCGTCGCCTCCGCGCCCGGGCCGCTCCGTTCCCTCCTCTTCGCCGTCGCCTGGCGCATCGGGGCGAACGCGTCGAGGCGGCGCCGCCCCCTCTGCGCGTTCGACGAGGCGGGCGACGGCCTGCCGGTTCCGGCCCTCGACCCCGAAGCCCGCGCCGTTCTCACCGAGCGAGCCCGCCGGGCCGCGGCGGCGCTCGACTCGCTCCCCGAAGGGACCCGCCGGGCGCTCCTCCTCGTCGCCGACGAGGGGATGACTCCGGCCGAGGCCGCCCGGGCGCTCGGCATTCGCGAGGAGGCCCTGCGGGCGCGCCTCAGCCGCGGCCGGCGCCGCATCGCACAGATCCTGGAGGAAGACCGATGA
- a CDS encoding cation:proton antiporter, with protein MTPSAFLWLLGALLVLSYAADVLFLRTRVPAAVLLIAFGVLLGPVLKILPGAEFLRAAPYFGGLALVTILFEGGMGLDLDESIKGLAAGTLLAALSFVLTAGTIALLAHGVLGLPGPSALALGSVLGVPSSAVVLPVLGTLGLGTELRTRLVLDAATADVLGILGVEIAIGALSGQSVPALVLRSTVVGFAVGAAVAVGVGLVWSRYLRWASGTGALRLGEALTFGVALLLDGSVSAMGGASAVAVVAFGIVLANEPVLLQRAFRRELPEQDVRSFEEMREAIHRFMRQTTFVVLTFFFVFLGVVVDWRGITPRTGAAAVAFAAICVLGRRAAIVGVNRVGLLPLTRAETNDVAALFPRGLVTAVLAFEAMAAGLPGSESFPLYAFVVLVVTNLAMVFAFQATRRGQARVLSAGRIA; from the coding sequence GTGACGCCCTCGGCGTTCCTCTGGCTGCTGGGAGCGCTCCTCGTCCTCTCGTACGCGGCGGACGTCCTCTTCCTCCGCACCCGCGTCCCGGCCGCGGTCCTCCTCATCGCGTTCGGCGTTCTCCTCGGACCGGTCCTGAAGATCCTCCCCGGCGCCGAGTTCCTCAGGGCCGCCCCTTACTTCGGCGGCCTCGCCCTCGTCACGATCCTCTTCGAGGGCGGCATGGGCCTCGACCTCGACGAGTCGATCAAGGGGCTCGCCGCGGGCACCCTCCTCGCGGCGCTCAGCTTCGTCCTCACGGCCGGAACGATCGCCCTTCTCGCCCACGGGGTCCTGGGCCTCCCCGGTCCCTCGGCGCTCGCCCTCGGCTCGGTCCTGGGCGTCCCGTCGAGCGCGGTCGTCCTTCCGGTCCTCGGCACCCTCGGCCTGGGGACGGAACTGCGGACCCGGCTCGTCCTCGACGCCGCCACCGCGGACGTCCTCGGCATCCTCGGTGTCGAGATCGCGATCGGCGCGCTCTCGGGCCAGTCGGTCCCGGCCCTCGTCCTGAGGTCCACGGTGGTGGGTTTCGCGGTCGGGGCGGCGGTGGCCGTCGGGGTGGGCCTCGTCTGGAGCCGCTACCTCCGCTGGGCCTCCGGAACGGGCGCCCTGCGCCTCGGCGAGGCCCTGACGTTCGGAGTCGCCCTCCTCCTCGACGGCTCCGTGAGCGCCATGGGCGGCGCCTCGGCCGTCGCCGTCGTCGCCTTCGGGATCGTCCTCGCCAACGAGCCCGTCCTGCTGCAGCGCGCGTTCCGGCGGGAGCTCCCGGAGCAGGACGTGAGGAGCTTCGAGGAAATGCGCGAGGCGATCCACCGCTTCATGCGCCAGACGACGTTCGTCGTCCTGACGTTCTTCTTCGTCTTCCTCGGAGTCGTCGTCGACTGGAGGGGGATCACGCCGAGGACGGGTGCTGCGGCGGTGGCCTTCGCCGCGATCTGCGTCCTCGGCCGGCGCGCGGCGATCGTCGGCGTGAACCGGGTCGGCCTCCTGCCGCTCACGCGGGCCGAGACGAACGACGTCGCCGCCCTCTTCCCGCGCGGGCTCGTGACGGCCGTCCTGGCCTTCGAGGCGATGGCGGCGGGCCTCCCGGGATCCGAGAGCTTCCCGCTCTACGCGTTCGTCGTCCTCGTCGTCACGAACCTCGCGATGGTCTTCGCGTTCCAGGCGACCCGGCGGGGGCAGGCAAGGGTTCTTTCCGCCGGCCGCATCGCCTGA
- a CDS encoding type II toxin-antitoxin system VapC family toxin, with protein MIFIDSNIPMYLVGAAHPLKAVARARLEEAISGGERLVTSAEVLQEILHRYVAIERREAIRPALDAILGVVDEVYPVERADVEKAAEVLAGRLRVSARDALHVAVMARRRVKRILSFDGGFDGVPGIERIS; from the coding sequence GTGATCTTCATCGACTCGAACATCCCGATGTACCTCGTCGGCGCGGCTCACCCGCTGAAAGCGGTGGCCCGGGCGCGCCTCGAAGAGGCGATCTCGGGTGGCGAGCGCCTCGTCACGAGCGCGGAGGTGCTGCAGGAGATCCTCCACCGTTACGTCGCGATCGAGCGGCGCGAGGCGATCCGGCCCGCGCTCGACGCCATCCTCGGGGTCGTCGACGAGGTCTACCCGGTCGAGCGTGCGGACGTGGAGAAGGCCGCGGAGGTCCTCGCGGGTCGGCTACGGGTCTCGGCCCGTGACGCCCTTCACGTCGCCGTCATGGCGCGCCGCCGGGTGAAGCGGATACTCAGCTTCGACGGCGGTTTCGACGGCGTGCCAGGGATCGAGCGGATCTCTTGA
- a CDS encoding sigma-54-dependent Fis family transcriptional regulator: protein MATILVVDDDTAIRETAALALEKAGYTVRRAASVAEAMAQVTRAPVDLVLSDIYMPGEDGLSLLSRLREGSHPPKIVLMTARGTVETATIAARLGVTDYVAKPFDLAHLLGRIAAALAPPPAGGEPVDPDGPRSLIVGSHPAMVEVYNAVARVARLPVTVLVLGETGTGKELVARALHQFGAHPDGPFVAVHCGAIPDTLLESELFGHVRGAFTGADRDRRGALREAQHGTVFLDEIGDVSPSFQTKLLRFLQEKTVRPVGAERSEPVDVRVVAATHRDLAALSAAGSFRQDLYFRLAGYEVRLPALRERLADLPLLVEHFRAGAVRELGLAEAPPASPAVLAAFAAHAWPGNVRELEQVVRRLLIDTGALSDAAVAARLLASSGRAATPAAEDAAAPAPPAAAAAAGPAEALSSLDEVERRHILEVLSATGGNRSAAARILGIERKTLSRKLKAWGAADPDGDDPGSD, encoded by the coding sequence CTGGCCACGATCCTGGTCGTTGACGACGACACCGCCATCCGCGAGACGGCGGCCCTCGCCCTCGAGAAGGCGGGGTATACGGTCCGCCGCGCCGCGAGCGTCGCCGAGGCGATGGCGCAGGTCACGCGCGCGCCGGTCGACCTCGTCCTCTCCGACATCTACATGCCGGGAGAGGACGGCCTCTCGCTCCTCTCCCGCCTGCGCGAGGGATCGCACCCGCCGAAGATCGTCCTGATGACGGCGCGTGGGACGGTCGAGACCGCGACGATCGCCGCCCGCCTCGGCGTCACCGACTACGTCGCCAAGCCGTTCGACCTCGCGCACCTCCTCGGCCGGATCGCGGCCGCCCTCGCGCCGCCCCCGGCGGGGGGCGAGCCGGTCGACCCGGACGGGCCGCGGAGCCTCATCGTCGGCTCGCACCCCGCGATGGTCGAGGTCTACAACGCCGTGGCGCGCGTCGCGCGCCTGCCGGTGACGGTCCTCGTCCTCGGCGAGACCGGCACGGGCAAGGAGCTCGTCGCCCGCGCCCTCCACCAGTTCGGCGCGCACCCCGACGGCCCGTTCGTCGCGGTCCACTGCGGCGCCATCCCCGACACGCTCCTGGAGAGCGAGCTCTTCGGGCACGTCCGCGGCGCGTTCACCGGGGCCGACCGCGACCGGCGCGGGGCGCTGCGCGAGGCGCAGCACGGCACCGTCTTCCTGGACGAGATCGGCGACGTCTCGCCCTCCTTCCAGACGAAGCTCCTCCGCTTCCTCCAGGAGAAGACGGTGCGGCCCGTCGGCGCGGAGCGCTCCGAGCCGGTCGACGTGAGGGTCGTCGCCGCGACGCACCGCGACCTCGCCGCGCTCTCGGCCGCGGGGAGCTTCCGGCAGGACCTCTACTTCCGGCTCGCGGGCTACGAGGTCCGGCTGCCGGCGCTGCGAGAGCGGCTCGCCGACCTGCCGCTCCTCGTCGAGCACTTCCGCGCCGGGGCCGTTCGGGAGCTGGGCCTCGCCGAAGCGCCCCCCGCCTCTCCCGCGGTCCTCGCCGCCTTCGCGGCGCACGCCTGGCCCGGCAACGTCCGCGAGCTGGAGCAGGTGGTGAGGCGGCTCCTCATCGACACGGGGGCGCTCTCCGACGCCGCCGTCGCGGCGCGTCTCCTCGCGTCGTCCGGGCGGGCCGCCACCCCGGCGGCAGAGGACGCCGCCGCTCCCGCTCCTCCCGCGGCCGCCGCCGCTGCCGGACCCGCCGAGGCGCTCTCGAGCCTCGACGAGGTGGAGCGCCGGCACATCCTCGAGGTCCTCTCCGCCACCGGCGGAAACCGGTCGGCGGCCGCGCGGATCCTCGGCATCGAGCGCAAGACCCTCTCGCGCAAGCTGAAGGCGTGGGGCGCGGCCGACCCGGACGGGGACGACCCCGGGTCCGACTGA
- a CDS encoding thioredoxin family protein encodes MKKSLLSLAVVALFAFPASAQPGPGVTPAPQVKPTDAPRRGGPGFGPGVGSETPATPAPAAAKPAAPAVYDESADAKADVAAALAKAKKEKKRVLVTLGANWCGWCRKLDGLFTKDEKIAPALAKSYVPVKVDVGRMTKNLDLAASWGVDPKKGVPLLVVIDEKGNAVKVPSTETLESGKGYDTAKVLAFLETYAGH; translated from the coding sequence ATGAAGAAGTCCCTTCTCTCCCTCGCCGTCGTCGCCCTGTTCGCGTTCCCGGCATCCGCCCAGCCCGGGCCCGGAGTCACTCCCGCCCCGCAGGTGAAGCCGACCGACGCCCCCCGCCGGGGAGGGCCAGGGTTCGGCCCGGGCGTCGGTAGCGAGACCCCCGCGACGCCGGCTCCCGCGGCGGCGAAGCCCGCGGCACCCGCCGTCTACGACGAGTCGGCCGACGCAAAGGCCGACGTGGCCGCCGCGCTGGCGAAGGCGAAGAAGGAAAAGAAGAGAGTCCTCGTGACGCTCGGTGCGAACTGGTGCGGCTGGTGCCGGAAGCTCGACGGTCTCTTCACGAAGGACGAGAAGATCGCGCCCGCCCTCGCGAAGTCGTACGTTCCGGTGAAGGTCGACGTGGGAAGGATGACGAAGAACCTCGACCTCGCCGCCTCCTGGGGCGTCGACCCGAAGAAGGGCGTCCCCCTTCTCGTCGTCATCGACGAAAAGGGGAACGCGGTGAAGGTCCCGTCGACGGAGACCCTCGAGTCCGGGAAGGGGTACGACACGGCCAAGGTCCTCGCCTTCCTCGAGACGTACGCCGGGCACTGA
- a CDS encoding S9 family peptidase yields the protein MRLRALLAVALLAAFSLSAAEPPAKKPLTVDDIWAVVRVGRPVASPDGKTVVYPRTTWEAEKNRNLTDLWLQPLAGGPGRRLTSHEAGESAPAFSPDGTRLAFVSKRDGDKEAQLYVLRLDGGEAERWTQMPMAVQSPKWTADGKRIVFVSSVLGGSLETTKTELARREKDEKTRVKATVSENRVVRYWDHWLETDEWVRLFALDVASRAVTELTPGMKRLGQLDGGLAFDVARDGSVVFAANATEPPWKTTNTDLFLVPAGGGAPRNLTADNPAEDGSPVFSPDGKTIAYGRETKGDGWPDRTRLALLDLATGKTRVLTEEWDSVPEDWSFTPDGKSLVCRSEVRARTNVYALPIAGGTPRLVWKGGRATSLAMAGATDLVFGATSFRRPAELATVKLDGTALRTLTTWNDALMAGISFGEEREVVFKGAGGDDVQMFVIHPPGFEKGKKYPLVHVIHGGPIGTSGDEFHPRWNAHAFAAPGYVVAMVNFHGSSSFGQAFVESILGAPGDKPLQDVMAATDFLIAEGSVDEKRMAATGGSYGGYLVNWIAGQTDRFAALVSHAGIYSLLGQFGSDVTFGRHHSYGGYPFTALENVERWTPNRHAARLKTPMLVVHGEKDFRVPITQGLELYGVLTAKGVPARLVAYPDENHWVLKGTNAKHWYGEVLGWLARWLK from the coding sequence ATGCGTCTTCGCGCCCTGCTCGCCGTTGCGCTCCTCGCCGCGTTCTCCCTTTCCGCCGCCGAACCGCCCGCGAAGAAGCCGCTGACCGTCGACGACATCTGGGCCGTGGTGCGCGTCGGGCGGCCGGTGGCCTCGCCCGACGGGAAGACGGTCGTCTATCCGCGAACGACCTGGGAGGCGGAGAAGAACCGGAACCTGACAGACCTCTGGCTCCAGCCGCTCGCCGGGGGACCGGGGCGGCGGCTCACGTCGCACGAGGCGGGCGAGTCGGCCCCGGCGTTCTCCCCCGACGGCACGCGCCTGGCGTTCGTGAGCAAGCGCGACGGTGACAAGGAGGCCCAGCTCTACGTCCTGAGGCTCGACGGCGGCGAGGCGGAGCGGTGGACCCAGATGCCGATGGCGGTCCAGTCGCCGAAGTGGACGGCGGACGGGAAGCGGATCGTCTTCGTGTCGTCGGTCCTCGGCGGGAGCCTGGAGACGACGAAGACGGAGCTGGCGCGCCGCGAGAAGGACGAGAAGACGCGGGTGAAGGCGACGGTCTCCGAGAACCGCGTCGTACGGTACTGGGACCACTGGCTCGAGACGGACGAGTGGGTGCGCCTCTTCGCCCTCGACGTCGCATCGCGCGCGGTGACGGAGCTGACGCCCGGGATGAAGCGGCTCGGGCAGCTCGACGGCGGCCTCGCGTTCGACGTCGCGCGCGACGGCTCGGTCGTCTTCGCCGCGAATGCCACCGAGCCGCCGTGGAAGACGACGAACACCGACCTCTTCCTCGTACCGGCCGGAGGCGGCGCGCCGAGGAACCTCACGGCCGACAACCCGGCCGAGGACGGCAGCCCCGTCTTCTCACCGGACGGCAAGACGATCGCCTACGGGCGCGAGACGAAGGGGGACGGCTGGCCCGACCGGACGCGCCTCGCGCTCCTCGACCTGGCGACCGGAAAGACGCGGGTCCTCACCGAGGAGTGGGATTCCGTTCCCGAGGACTGGAGCTTCACGCCCGACGGGAAGTCGCTCGTCTGCCGCTCCGAGGTCCGCGCGCGGACGAACGTCTACGCGCTGCCGATCGCGGGCGGGACGCCGCGACTCGTCTGGAAGGGCGGCCGCGCCACGAGCCTCGCGATGGCCGGGGCCACGGACCTCGTCTTCGGCGCGACCTCCTTCCGCCGCCCGGCGGAGCTGGCGACGGTGAAGCTCGACGGCACGGCATTGCGCACGCTGACGACCTGGAACGACGCGCTGATGGCCGGGATCTCGTTCGGCGAGGAGCGCGAGGTCGTCTTCAAGGGGGCCGGCGGCGACGACGTGCAGATGTTCGTCATCCACCCGCCGGGATTCGAGAAGGGAAAGAAGTACCCGCTCGTCCACGTGATCCACGGAGGCCCCATCGGGACGTCGGGCGACGAGTTCCACCCGCGCTGGAACGCCCACGCGTTCGCCGCGCCGGGTTACGTCGTGGCGATGGTGAACTTCCACGGTTCCTCCAGCTTCGGTCAGGCGTTCGTCGAGTCGATCCTCGGCGCGCCGGGCGACAAGCCGCTGCAGGACGTGATGGCCGCAACGGACTTCCTGATCGCCGAAGGGTCGGTGGACGAGAAGCGGATGGCGGCGACGGGCGGGTCGTACGGCGGCTACCTCGTGAACTGGATCGCGGGCCAGACCGACCGCTTCGCGGCGCTCGTGAGCCACGCGGGGATCTACAGCCTCCTCGGGCAGTTCGGGTCGGACGTGACGTTCGGGCGGCACCACTCGTACGGCGGGTACCCGTTCACGGCCCTCGAGAACGTCGAGCGCTGGACCCCGAACCGCCACGCGGCGCGCCTGAAGACGCCGATGCTCGTCGTCCACGGAGAGAAGGACTTCCGCGTGCCGATCACGCAGGGGCTCGAGCTCTACGGCGTCCTGACGGCCAAGGGGGTCCCGGCGCGCCTCGTCGCCTACCCCGACGAGAACCACTGGGTCCTCAAGGGGACGAACGCGAAGCACTGGTACGGCGAGGTGCTCGGCTGGCTGGCGCGGTGGCTGAAGTAG
- a CDS encoding permease — protein MTPAAAATAAILAAAILLQAARPSLRLVVVTFGAALSCLVVSLAGISTTGKLLAGVPWDVLVLLVGLGLVTEVLVASRLFGLLAVRVARATRAAPRLLAVVLVAGMYAVSGLVNNLTALMLLLPVILIVFRLMGVSQRYLTWTLSTLLVACNLGGAATPIGDFPAILLLGRGAMGFTDYLVRAAPLTLVALVVLLAVVFGFARPERGLAQTPLSARLTVATLSAFYRGVRLDRRALLCGLLPLAGMVAAWLLVPASSGVGPELICWVGTATALLSAGKLGERLARTRVDVEATLFLLCLFVMVGAVRETGVFQEAAGLLASLPVPPTAQVAVFLVSSAFLTGVFSAGPSMAALLEVAEVLARDHPPEAIYVGLALSVCAGSSLFLTAATAGPLTQALVERAGLRGDDGTPLQLGFFQFAPVGFLAFGIILAVGLVSTILAL, from the coding sequence GTGACGCCCGCCGCCGCCGCGACGGCGGCCATCCTCGCCGCTGCGATCCTCCTGCAGGCGGCGCGGCCTTCGCTTCGCCTCGTCGTCGTCACGTTCGGGGCCGCCCTTTCGTGCCTCGTCGTCAGCCTCGCCGGCATCTCGACGACGGGGAAGCTCCTCGCGGGCGTCCCCTGGGACGTCCTCGTCCTCCTCGTCGGTCTCGGCCTCGTCACCGAGGTCCTCGTCGCATCGCGCCTCTTCGGCCTCCTCGCCGTCCGGGTCGCGCGCGCCACGCGCGCCGCGCCGCGCCTCCTCGCGGTCGTCCTCGTCGCCGGGATGTACGCCGTGAGCGGCCTCGTCAACAACCTCACGGCGCTGATGCTCCTCCTGCCGGTGATCCTGATCGTCTTCCGGCTCATGGGGGTCTCGCAGCGCTACCTCACCTGGACCCTCTCGACGCTCCTCGTCGCCTGCAACCTGGGCGGCGCCGCGACCCCCATCGGCGACTTCCCGGCGATCCTCCTGCTGGGCCGCGGCGCGATGGGGTTCACGGACTACCTCGTTCGCGCCGCGCCCCTGACGCTCGTCGCGCTCGTCGTCCTCCTGGCCGTCGTCTTCGGGTTCGCCCGGCCCGAGAGAGGGCTCGCGCAGACGCCGCTCTCGGCCCGCCTGACGGTCGCGACGCTCTCGGCCTTCTACCGCGGCGTCCGCCTCGACCGCCGCGCCCTCCTCTGCGGGCTCCTCCCGCTCGCGGGCATGGTCGCCGCGTGGCTGCTCGTCCCGGCCTCCTCGGGCGTCGGCCCCGAGCTGATCTGCTGGGTCGGGACCGCGACCGCCCTCCTCTCGGCCGGTAAGCTCGGCGAGAGGCTCGCCCGGACGCGCGTCGACGTGGAGGCGACCCTCTTTCTCCTCTGCCTCTTCGTCATGGTGGGCGCGGTGCGCGAGACGGGCGTCTTCCAGGAGGCCGCCGGCCTTCTGGCGTCGCTCCCGGTCCCGCCGACGGCCCAGGTCGCCGTCTTCCTCGTCTCCTCCGCCTTCCTCACCGGCGTCTTCTCCGCCGGGCCGAGCATGGCGGCGCTCCTCGAGGTCGCCGAGGTGCTGGCCCGCGACCACCCGCCGGAGGCGATCTACGTCGGCCTCGCGCTCTCGGTCTGCGCGGGCAGCTCCCTCTTCCTCACGGCGGCGACCGCCGGCCCGCTGACGCAGGCCCTGGTGGAGCGCGCCGGCCTGCGCGGCGACGACGGGACGCCCCTCCAGCTCGGCTTCTTCCAGTTCGCGCCGGTCGGGTTCCTCGCCTTCGGGATCATCCTCGCCGTCGGGCTGGTCTCGACGATCCTCGCGCTGTAG
- a CDS encoding ribbon-helix-helix protein, CopG family: MSTRLQVLLDESELKEIRRAARRRGMTVSEWVRGALRDGRLVEPGTAARPRGGAAPPPPPPPPPRAEMLEEIESGYRSPV; the protein is encoded by the coding sequence ATGAGTACGCGCCTCCAGGTGCTCCTGGACGAGTCCGAGCTGAAGGAGATCCGGCGGGCGGCCCGTCGCCGCGGGATGACGGTGTCCGAGTGGGTACGGGGCGCCCTGCGCGACGGACGGCTGGTGGAGCCGGGTACGGCCGCACGGCCGAGGGGGGGGGCGGCCCCCCCCCCCCCCCCCCCCCCCCCCCCCCGGGCGGAGATGCTCGAGGAGATCGAGTCGGGCTACCGGAGCCCCGTGTGA
- a CDS encoding FecR domain-containing protein has translation MTRTSTLLFTLLAATGLGLAQAPSGERLAYRFDEVKSKVVRVPGGDEERGVRVSAGDPAEAGDVVKTGLFGRTVLAVPDRAARFEVFSSTRVRLAGGEPGVLLVLEKGRLKAAFDAFTGASEARRVAAPGALLAVRGTRYGLEVAGGESVLAVFEGTVEVFPSDGSPIVRVERDQYCVFGPKTPPRKEQMGKTGMSEKSWGSRGSGMTDGRQGTPGEGSQGPAGPGTQGRQGGSGGGRGGH, from the coding sequence ATGACCAGGACCTCGACTCTCTTGTTCACGCTCCTCGCCGCGACGGGCCTCGGCCTCGCCCAGGCCCCGTCCGGCGAACGGCTCGCCTACCGCTTCGACGAGGTGAAGAGCAAGGTCGTGAGGGTGCCCGGCGGCGACGAGGAGCGGGGCGTCCGGGTCTCGGCCGGGGACCCGGCGGAAGCCGGCGACGTCGTGAAGACCGGTCTCTTCGGCCGGACGGTCCTCGCCGTCCCCGATCGCGCCGCGCGCTTCGAGGTCTTCTCCTCCACGCGGGTCCGTCTCGCCGGCGGCGAGCCGGGGGTCCTCCTCGTCCTCGAGAAGGGGCGCCTCAAGGCCGCGTTCGACGCCTTCACCGGCGCGTCCGAGGCGCGGCGCGTCGCGGCGCCCGGGGCCCTTCTCGCCGTCCGGGGAACGCGCTACGGCCTCGAGGTCGCGGGAGGCGAGAGCGTCCTGGCGGTCTTCGAGGGGACGGTCGAGGTCTTTCCCTCGGACGGGTCTCCGATCGTCCGCGTGGAACGGGACCAGTACTGCGTCTTCGGGCCGAAGACCCCGCCGCGCAAGGAACAGATGGGGAAGACCGGAATGAGCGAGAAGTCGTGGGGCTCGCGCGGCTCGGGGATGACGGACGGCAGGCAGGGAACACCGGGTGAGGGCTCGCAGGGTCCTGCCGGTCCGGGAACGCAGGGGCGCCAGGGCGGCTCCGGCGGGGGACGCGGAGGGCACTGA